In Candidatus Defluviilinea proxima, a single genomic region encodes these proteins:
- a CDS encoding YtxH domain-containing protein: protein MINEKRESKMRNNNVLDILVGMLVGGLAGAVTMLLLAPQSGEDTRAQLMEKGIELRDRTTGIVEDTLSQIRSNTNKITMSGREKAKELLQQGEALVIEQLDHVAEAAKAGKKAIQTS, encoded by the coding sequence ATGATTAACGAGAAACGAGAATCAAAAATGCGCAATAATAATGTATTGGATATTTTAGTTGGCATGCTTGTGGGTGGTTTGGCCGGCGCCGTGACAATGTTGTTGCTAGCACCACAGTCTGGAGAAGATACCAGAGCGCAACTCATGGAAAAAGGCATCGAATTGCGCGATCGAACTACTGGGATAGTGGAAGATACCCTGTCACAGATACGTTCCAATACCAACAAAATCACCATGAGTGGACGTGAAAAGGCCAAAGAGTTATTACAGCAGGGTGAAGCCTTGGTGATTGAGCAATTGGACCATGTTGCTGAAGCCGCAAAAGCTGGAAAAAAGGCAATCCAGACTAGTTAG
- a CDS encoding YggT family protein, whose amino-acid sequence MSNDNRVSEVRTSQSESGSEQRIFTFKATQLVWLLFGILEVLIGLRIGLMLIGANPGSPIVALIYGITSLFLFPFVGLLGSPTYGGMVLEISSIFAMLVYALIAWVVERTIWLIFYRPRGTAVAVTETTTSENHSIR is encoded by the coding sequence ATGTCTAACGACAATAGAGTATCCGAAGTTAGAACATCCCAAAGTGAATCAGGAAGCGAACAACGCATTTTCACTTTTAAGGCCACCCAATTGGTATGGTTACTATTTGGGATTCTCGAGGTTTTGATTGGTCTTCGCATCGGGCTGATGCTGATCGGAGCCAATCCAGGTAGCCCCATAGTCGCATTAATTTATGGAATCACATCCCTATTTCTTTTCCCTTTTGTTGGGTTGCTTGGTTCACCAACATATGGAGGCATGGTCTTGGAAATCTCTTCCATATTCGCAATGCTGGTCTATGCTTTGATCGCATGGGTTGTTGAAAGAACGATCTGGCTGATCTTCTACCGTCCACGAGGAACAGCAGTAGCTGTTACCGAAACTACCACGAGCGAGAACCATAGTATTCGATAA
- a CDS encoding GlsB/YeaQ/YmgE family stress response membrane protein: MNLIIYLIAGAIVGYIASRIMRTNSQQGLLLDIVVGVIGAFLAGYFISPLLGVGTINDAITIPTMLVTLLGAVVLLWIVRLVRR, from the coding sequence ATGAACCTGATCATATACCTCATCGCTGGAGCCATTGTTGGCTATATTGCCAGTAGGATCATGCGCACGAACTCACAACAAGGCTTGTTACTCGACATCGTTGTAGGTGTCATCGGCGCATTTCTGGCCGGTTATTTCATAAGCCCATTACTTGGCGTAGGGACGATCAATGATGCAATCACCATCCCAACCATGCTCGTAACATTGTTGGGCGCTGTCGTCCTGCTATGGATCGTCAGGTTAGTCCGCCGCTAA
- a CDS encoding CsbD family protein — translation MNKDIFEGKWKQIRGEAKAWWGKLTDDDLDRAAGKLEVLTGIIQEKYGYTREQAADEINKRMTEYEAKLKNSTATTPSP, via the coding sequence ATGAACAAGGATATATTCGAAGGTAAGTGGAAACAAATTCGTGGTGAGGCAAAAGCATGGTGGGGCAAACTCACCGACGACGATCTGGACCGCGCGGCAGGAAAATTGGAAGTGCTGACCGGCATAATCCAGGAAAAGTATGGCTATACCCGTGAACAAGCGGCCGATGAAATAAACAAACGAATGACAGAGTATGAAGCCAAACTTAAAAACAGCACGGCTACTACCCCATCTCCATAG
- a CDS encoding response regulator, which produces MTRVYVSDAKTDERAALRLLILDLKMEIAGEATDWATTLVQVPINRIDMLVIDWDLLPNPPGMALDQIRTACPTALVIVLISRLSALQQAALSAGADAFISKSELPERVAERLRDVAASIRP; this is translated from the coding sequence ATGACCAGAGTATATGTATCAGATGCCAAAACAGATGAACGCGCCGCGCTTCGCTTATTGATTCTTGATCTAAAGATGGAGATTGCTGGCGAGGCCACCGATTGGGCTACTACGTTGGTTCAGGTCCCTATCAACCGTATCGATATGTTGGTGATCGATTGGGACTTACTTCCCAACCCACCCGGTATGGCGTTGGATCAAATCCGTACAGCATGTCCGACTGCACTGGTTATTGTTCTCATTAGCCGTCTGAGCGCCCTCCAACAAGCTGCGCTTTCTGCCGGCGCCGATGCCTTTATCAGCAAAAGCGAGTTGCCCGAACGTGTGGCGGAACGCTTGCGCGATGTAGCCGCGAGCATCCGTCCGTGA
- a CDS encoding GGDEF domain-containing protein, translating to MKNSITQTTDLVDVQKIKTSELRYRRLFEAAQDGILLLDVQTGTITDVNPFLINMLGYTREEFVEKKLWEVGAFKDIEASREAFEALQKNEYIRYEDLPLRAKDGHLVQVEFVSNVYLVGSEKVIQCNVRDITKRKQAEEALVKSEAMLREQSVRDHLTGVFNRRYMEETLERELLRAARKGLSLGIIMLDVDDFKRFNDSYGHAAGDAILRELSNLLIKHVRGDDIPSRYGGDEFIIILPDASQETTMERAELLRGHAQHLNVQFEEQTLGRITLSLGVVNFPNNGTTSTALLKAVDLVLYRAKNEGRNRVVAEI from the coding sequence ATGAAGAATAGTATTACCCAAACTACAGATTTGGTTGATGTACAAAAAATAAAAACATCGGAACTTCGCTACCGACGTTTATTCGAAGCGGCACAAGACGGAATATTATTACTGGATGTGCAGACGGGAACGATCACGGATGTCAATCCTTTTCTGATCAACATGTTAGGATACACGCGCGAAGAGTTTGTAGAAAAGAAACTCTGGGAAGTAGGAGCATTCAAGGATATCGAAGCCAGCCGAGAAGCTTTCGAAGCCCTACAGAAGAATGAATACATTCGCTATGAAGATCTGCCCCTTAGAGCGAAGGACGGTCATCTCGTCCAGGTTGAATTCGTCAGCAATGTGTACCTGGTGGGCAGTGAAAAAGTAATCCAATGTAACGTCCGTGATATCACAAAGCGCAAACAGGCTGAGGAAGCCTTGGTCAAGAGTGAAGCGATGTTGCGTGAACAGTCTGTGCGGGATCATCTGACTGGAGTATTCAATCGACGTTACATGGAAGAGACCCTGGAGCGCGAGTTACTTCGAGCTGCACGCAAAGGGCTTTCACTGGGCATCATCATGTTGGATGTGGACGATTTCAAGCGATTCAATGATTCCTACGGTCATGCTGCGGGTGATGCAATATTGCGCGAATTGAGTAACTTGTTAATTAAACATGTTCGCGGAGATGATATACCCTCCCGTTATGGAGGCGATGAATTCATAATCATTCTGCCGGACGCGTCTCAGGAAACTACCATGGAGCGTGCCGAACTATTACGCGGGCATGCCCAGCATCTCAATGTCCAATTCGAAGAGCAAACTCTTGGGAGGATCACTCTTTCTCTTGGAGTGGTGAACTTCCCAAATAATGGCACTACAAGTACAGCATTATTAAAGGCTGTTGATCTTGTGCTTTATCGTGCCAAAAATGAAGGCCGTAATCGCGTAGTGGCGGAAATTTAA
- a CDS encoding GlsB/YeaQ/YmgE family stress response membrane protein codes for MNFLIWIVVGALIGWVASIIMKTNGRQGLIADIIVGIVGAFLGGYFLSPLFNVGTINEGDFSLPALLVSLGGAVILLAISKLFRNIGGFLVIVIIALVILIYVNCWSLESSTAFCSTVRAFPFLQ; via the coding sequence ATCAACTTTCTTATATGGATCGTTGTTGGCGCATTGATCGGTTGGGTGGCCAGCATCATCATGAAGACCAATGGTCGGCAGGGCCTTATCGCCGATATTATCGTGGGCATCGTCGGTGCATTTCTGGGCGGCTACTTTTTGAGTCCACTATTCAATGTTGGTACGATCAACGAAGGCGACTTTAGTCTCCCCGCCCTGCTAGTGTCACTGGGCGGTGCCGTCATCCTATTGGCAATCTCCAAGTTGTTTCGCAATATAGGCGGGTTCCTGGTGATTGTCATCATCGCTCTTGTCATACTCATATATGTCAACTGCTGGTCACTGGAATCTTCCACCGCGTTTTGCTCCACAGTCAGAGCATTTCCATTCCTGCAATAA
- a CDS encoding response regulator transcription factor — MLVDDHAMVRRGLATFLKVFDDLQLVGEAESGEAAIQVCAEVLPDVILMDMSLPGMDGATATHAIRKQFPQIQVIVLTSFKEGKLIKQALEAGAIGYLLKDVSADDLVQAIRSAHTGRVTLSPEVAQSLVETTNLPPTPGQDLTEREREVLVLMIEGLTNVQIAGKLTVSPSTIKSHVSSILSKLGVASRTEAVTLALRNQIIH; from the coding sequence ATGCTTGTTGATGACCATGCGATGGTCCGTCGAGGGCTGGCGACCTTCCTAAAGGTTTTTGATGACCTGCAATTGGTGGGCGAAGCTGAAAGTGGCGAAGCCGCCATCCAGGTTTGTGCCGAGGTTCTTCCAGATGTGATCCTCATGGATATGTCGTTGCCGGGGATGGATGGGGCGACGGCGACGCACGCCATTCGCAAACAGTTCCCACAAATACAAGTCATCGTTCTGACCTCTTTTAAAGAGGGGAAGCTGATCAAGCAAGCGTTGGAAGCCGGTGCGATCGGATATTTACTCAAAGATGTTTCTGCAGATGACCTGGTGCAAGCCATCCGCTCTGCACACACCGGACGCGTCACTCTCTCGCCTGAAGTTGCTCAGTCTCTAGTAGAAACTACCAATCTGCCGCCGACTCCCGGTCAAGATTTGACAGAACGCGAACGTGAGGTGTTAGTTCTCATGATCGAAGGGCTAACCAACGTACAGATCGCTGGCAAATTAACTGTGAGCCCATCTACTATAAAATCTCATGTGAGTAGTATCCTTTCCAAGTTGGGTGTTGCCAGCCGCACCGAAGCAGTAACACTGGCGTTACGAAACCAAATTATCCACTGA
- a CDS encoding PAS domain S-box protein, which produces MSKELSTEDKEQQYRIIFESASDGMIISDIGTGCIVDANPAAIEMHNFTREEFIGLHLTAYIHPDSQLLFTQAPNVMQSKGGLLDVPAVHLHKDGSSFYVDARRTAIPFQGRSCMLSIVRDVTERINAERLLHERVELHTREQATLLDISQTLASALELKPGLILDQLRVLVEYTHAELFLLDGTEMVALAVRGSQRLEETIPFRIRLKGPETLMKLFNGHRPDRIADVWSAEPSAQFLRSLLDDQATLLLRGVQAWMWVPVAVKNRVIGSVGVAHIQKNYFTAHHADLALTVANQAAIALVNAELYEHAQSLAALQERQRLAQNLHDAVNQSLFSAGLIADVLPRLWDRDQDEARKSLDDLRRLTRAAQAEMRALLAELRPSALTDTDLGDLLYLLGSALSGRINIPVKVTVAEDVILPAEIQVAFYRVCQEALNNIAKHAKASKVDIDLMHEDSAIELRIRDDGVGFNTEETFAGHYGLGMMRERADAAGTQLSITSQPGQGTELIMRWVSDPQKE; this is translated from the coding sequence ATGAGCAAAGAATTAAGTACCGAAGATAAAGAACAGCAATACCGGATTATTTTTGAATCTGCCAGTGATGGCATGATCATTAGCGATATTGGAACTGGCTGTATCGTAGATGCCAACCCAGCCGCCATTGAGATGCACAACTTTACACGCGAGGAATTCATAGGCTTGCACCTGACTGCATATATCCATCCCGACAGTCAGCTTCTATTCACTCAAGCTCCCAATGTAATGCAGTCGAAAGGCGGCTTGCTCGATGTGCCAGCGGTTCATTTGCACAAAGATGGTTCATCATTCTATGTGGATGCACGCAGAACCGCCATTCCATTCCAAGGGCGATCCTGTATGTTGAGTATCGTTCGGGATGTTACCGAACGGATCAATGCAGAACGCTTACTCCACGAACGTGTAGAGCTCCATACACGTGAGCAAGCCACTTTGTTGGATATTTCTCAAACACTGGCGTCTGCATTGGAACTCAAGCCGGGCCTGATCCTGGATCAATTACGAGTGCTGGTTGAATACACCCATGCCGAATTGTTCCTGCTCGATGGAACAGAGATGGTCGCTCTAGCTGTACGAGGGTCACAGCGCTTGGAAGAAACCATCCCCTTCCGCATACGACTTAAAGGCCCTGAAACCTTGATGAAGTTGTTCAATGGGCACCGGCCCGATCGTATTGCCGATGTGTGGAGCGCAGAACCGTCAGCGCAATTTCTTCGCTCGCTTTTGGATGATCAGGCCACTCTGTTGTTAAGAGGAGTGCAAGCGTGGATGTGGGTCCCAGTGGCGGTAAAGAATCGCGTCATCGGCAGTGTAGGAGTTGCACACATTCAGAAGAATTACTTTACAGCCCATCATGCAGACCTGGCGTTGACGGTGGCAAACCAAGCCGCCATTGCCCTGGTCAATGCGGAGCTCTATGAACACGCCCAGTCACTTGCCGCATTACAGGAACGCCAGCGCCTGGCACAAAACCTGCATGATGCCGTCAATCAATCGCTCTTCTCGGCTGGTTTGATTGCCGATGTCTTGCCGCGCTTATGGGACCGCGACCAGGATGAAGCGCGTAAATCGTTGGACGATCTGCGCCGATTGACCCGCGCCGCACAGGCCGAAATGCGCGCACTTCTGGCCGAATTGCGCCCCTCTGCATTGACCGATACAGATCTTGGCGACCTGTTGTATCTATTAGGAAGCGCTCTTTCGGGGCGCATCAACATCCCTGTCAAGGTTACGGTAGCAGAGGATGTTATCCTGCCTGCTGAAATACAAGTGGCATTCTATCGGGTATGTCAGGAAGCGCTGAACAATATCGCCAAGCATGCCAAAGCCAGCAAAGTTGATATCGATCTGATGCATGAAGATTCTGCCATTGAATTACGCATTCGTGATGACGGCGTGGGCTTTAATACAGAAGAAACATTTGCAGGTCATTATGGATTAGGCATGATGCGTGAGCGCGCAGATGCCGCCGGAACACAACTCTCAATTACAAGCCAGCCGGGCCAGGGCACTGAACTTATCATGCGTTGGGTGAGTGACCCACAGAAGGAGTGA
- a CDS encoding ester cyclase, translating into MNKRETVQALMDSVQKGDFAAVRSMLAADFQFSGPIPDAINAETWLGMSASLKTAFPDLNYHFKVIGTDGDVVKSTSQLSGTHIGPFDLTSMNMGMIPATNKAFSVKLEKTKVTVNKENKISAWAVEPTDGAGLKAILGLLGVKPSSM; encoded by the coding sequence ATGAATAAAAGAGAAACCGTACAAGCCCTCATGGATTCAGTCCAGAAGGGTGACTTCGCAGCCGTCAGATCCATGCTCGCGGCTGATTTTCAATTCAGCGGTCCCATTCCAGACGCGATCAATGCAGAAACCTGGCTTGGCATGAGCGCCAGCCTGAAGACAGCTTTCCCAGATCTGAACTATCACTTTAAGGTCATCGGTACTGATGGTGACGTTGTAAAGTCCACTTCGCAATTGAGTGGAACCCACATCGGCCCATTCGACCTGACCAGCATGAACATGGGAATGATCCCTGCCACGAACAAGGCTTTTTCTGTGAAACTTGAAAAGACAAAGGTCACCGTGAATAAAGAGAACAAGATCTCTGCATGGGCTGTCGAGCCGACCGACGGCGCAGGATTGAAAGCGATCCTCGGTCTGTTGGGTGTTAAACCATCATCCATGTAG
- a CDS encoding RNA-binding protein, with protein sequence MAIKLYVGNLPASTTSDELMELFAQAGEIVQLDLVKSPQNGLPKGYAFITMNTQSEIDKAISMFHLYLLRDHALKVGLANPRRNRDKKMPDSEL encoded by the coding sequence ATGGCGATCAAACTATATGTAGGGAATTTGCCTGCATCAACAACTTCTGATGAATTGATGGAGTTGTTTGCTCAAGCTGGGGAAATCGTCCAGCTTGATTTAGTCAAAAGCCCCCAGAATGGTCTGCCTAAAGGGTATGCTTTCATCACGATGAATACGCAAAGCGAGATCGACAAGGCAATCAGCATGTTTCATTTGTATTTATTAAGAGACCATGCGCTAAAAGTTGGTTTGGCAAATCCAAGAAGAAACCGCGACAAGAAAATGCCAGATTCTGAGTTGTAA
- a CDS encoding glycosyltransferase family 4 protein has translation MEKPAHTIIKRIAFIGNYLPRQCGIATFTTDLCESIAEEYKGTACIALPVNDTEAGYEYPPRVRFELDEKDIESYRRAADFLNINNVDMVSLQHEYGIYGGKAGSYILALLRELRMPIVTTLHTILRDPTPDQRRVLEEIVSLSDRVVVMSERGAEFLQKIYHVSPDKIDIIPHGIPDIPFVDSSFHKDLFGVEGKTVLLSFGLLSANKGIENVISALPAILEKHPDVVYIVVGATHPHVVQNEGETYRLSLQWLAHEKGVEANVIFYNRFVSLDELVQFISAADIYITPYLDVAQITSGTLAYTLGAGKAVVSTPYWYAEEMLADERGALVPFGDPQALADQVIDLLSNESKRDAMRKRAYLFGRDMIWPQVARRYMEVFERARSERRYFAHEEYAVKPLDKRVGELPPLKLDHLRHITDDTGILQHAIFTIPNYREGYTTDDNARALMIGVLLEELGNKDAIELETRYLAFIWNAFNAETKRFRNFMDYQRNWLEESGSDDSHGRALWALGIVIGRSNTPTLNNMAGRVFQQSLLAIIDTTSPRAWAFALLGIHEYLQRFAGDRHVTQVQEELAGRLLSLYKDNHVAGWNWFEDKLTYCNAALPHALLVSGQSMSNPEMTRVGLEALNWLAELQHADTEGKHFVPIGSNGFYTRGGERARFDQQPVEAQAMISACLEAYRSTGAKSWYAEARRAFEWFLGRNDLYVSVYDPTTGGCRDGLHPDRLNENQGAESTLAFLQSLMELRLAEHIILPHEDIHIDHSNHTTFSTPQTQPDPDSLKLALPSQ, from the coding sequence ATGGAAAAGCCTGCCCATACGATCATCAAGCGCATTGCTTTTATTGGCAACTATCTGCCACGTCAATGTGGTATTGCTACGTTTACCACGGACCTGTGCGAGTCCATCGCAGAGGAATATAAGGGCACGGCCTGTATTGCCCTGCCCGTCAACGATACCGAGGCGGGGTATGAATACCCGCCGCGCGTTCGATTCGAGTTGGACGAGAAGGATATCGAATCCTATCGCCGTGCCGCTGATTTCTTGAATATCAACAACGTGGACATGGTCTCATTGCAACATGAATATGGGATCTATGGCGGGAAGGCAGGCAGTTACATCCTTGCACTCTTACGTGAATTGCGGATGCCCATCGTCACAACGTTGCATACGATCTTGCGCGACCCCACTCCCGATCAGCGCCGTGTGCTCGAAGAGATCGTCTCTCTTTCAGATCGCGTGGTTGTGATGAGCGAACGAGGCGCAGAATTTTTGCAAAAGATATATCACGTCTCGCCCGATAAGATCGACATCATCCCGCATGGCATCCCTGATATCCCTTTTGTAGACTCGAGCTTTCACAAGGACCTGTTCGGTGTGGAAGGGAAAACTGTTCTTCTGAGTTTTGGCTTGCTATCTGCAAACAAAGGCATCGAGAATGTCATCTCGGCTCTGCCTGCTATTCTGGAAAAACACCCTGATGTTGTTTATATTGTTGTTGGCGCCACCCATCCTCATGTAGTGCAGAACGAAGGCGAAACGTATCGCCTGTCCTTGCAATGGCTGGCTCATGAAAAAGGTGTGGAAGCCAATGTGATCTTTTATAACCGCTTCGTCAGTTTGGATGAACTGGTTCAATTCATCAGCGCGGCGGATATATACATCACTCCCTACCTTGACGTGGCGCAGATCACCTCCGGTACGCTGGCATATACGCTTGGCGCAGGCAAGGCGGTTGTCTCCACGCCATATTGGTACGCCGAAGAAATGCTTGCCGATGAACGTGGCGCATTGGTGCCATTTGGTGACCCACAAGCATTAGCTGACCAGGTGATCGATCTACTGAGTAACGAGTCGAAGCGCGATGCCATGCGGAAGCGCGCCTACTTGTTTGGGCGCGATATGATCTGGCCTCAGGTTGCCCGCCGTTATATGGAAGTATTTGAGCGTGCCCGTTCCGAACGACGTTATTTTGCCCATGAGGAATACGCGGTCAAGCCTTTGGATAAACGTGTTGGGGAACTGCCTCCTCTTAAGCTGGATCACCTACGCCACATCACTGATGACACCGGTATATTACAACATGCTATCTTTACAATACCTAATTACCGCGAAGGTTATACAACCGACGATAACGCCCGCGCATTGATGATCGGTGTACTTCTGGAAGAATTGGGAAACAAGGACGCTATTGAATTGGAAACCCGCTATCTGGCATTCATTTGGAATGCGTTCAATGCAGAGACCAAGCGCTTTCGCAACTTTATGGATTACCAGCGCAATTGGTTGGAAGAAAGCGGGTCAGATGACAGCCACGGCCGCGCCTTATGGGCTTTGGGTATAGTGATCGGACGTTCGAACACACCTACGCTTAATAACATGGCGGGACGTGTCTTCCAACAATCATTGCTTGCCATCATCGATACGACAAGCCCGCGTGCCTGGGCATTTGCATTGCTCGGTATTCATGAGTACCTACAACGATTTGCCGGTGATCGCCATGTCACTCAAGTACAAGAGGAACTGGCAGGGCGATTGCTATCGCTGTACAAAGATAACCATGTGGCTGGATGGAACTGGTTTGAAGATAAGCTAACGTATTGCAATGCCGCCCTTCCTCACGCTTTACTGGTATCCGGACAATCCATGTCAAATCCAGAAATGACCCGTGTGGGACTCGAGGCTCTTAACTGGCTGGCTGAATTACAGCACGCTGATACTGAGGGAAAGCATTTCGTTCCCATAGGTTCCAATGGCTTTTATACACGCGGTGGTGAGCGTGCCCGTTTCGACCAACAACCTGTCGAGGCGCAGGCGATGATCTCAGCCTGCCTTGAAGCATATCGCAGTACCGGCGCAAAGAGTTGGTATGCCGAGGCCCGCCGCGCCTTCGAATGGTTTCTTGGACGTAACGATCTGTATGTCTCTGTATATGATCCCACCACCGGTGGATGCCGCGATGGCTTGCATCCTGATCGCCTGAACGAAAATCAGGGCGCCGAATCCACGCTTGCCTTCCTCCAGTCTTTAATGGAACTACGGCTTGCAGAACATATCATATTGCCCCATGAGGATATTCACATTGATCACTCCAACCACACAACTTTTTCAACGCCACAAACTCAACCCGATCCTGACAGCCTCAAGTTGGCCTTACCAAGTCAATAG
- a CDS encoding glycosidase, with protein MRIFTLITPTTQLFQRHKLNPILTASSWPYQVNSVFNPGATLLADGTTLLLCRVEDRRGHSHLCAARSVNGIDNWQIDSQPTFMADPERYPDELWGLEDPRITYVPELEQYAIVYTAYASGGPGVALALTKDFHSFERYGVIMQPEDKDAALLPHRINGQWALIHRPVSTTRAHIWISYSSDLTNWGNHKKILEARFGGWWDANKIGLSPPLIETPEGWLMIYHGVKQNGAGVIYRLGLALFDLNEPERCLKRGDEWVFSPEEKYELHGDVDKVVFPCGYTLAPDGDTLRIYYGAADTSIALATGSVRSMLDWLGKHGQS; from the coding sequence ATGAGGATATTCACATTGATCACTCCAACCACACAACTTTTTCAACGCCACAAACTCAACCCGATCCTGACAGCCTCAAGTTGGCCTTACCAAGTCAATAGTGTATTTAACCCTGGCGCCACGTTACTGGCAGATGGAACTACTTTATTATTGTGCCGCGTTGAAGATCGTCGCGGTCATTCTCATTTGTGTGCTGCACGTTCTGTCAATGGGATCGATAACTGGCAGATCGATTCTCAACCCACCTTTATGGCAGACCCGGAACGTTATCCCGATGAACTGTGGGGATTGGAAGATCCACGTATCACTTATGTCCCTGAATTGGAACAATATGCAATCGTTTATACCGCCTACGCAAGTGGCGGTCCCGGTGTGGCACTGGCGCTCACAAAAGACTTTCATTCCTTCGAACGCTACGGCGTCATTATGCAACCGGAGGATAAAGATGCAGCACTTCTGCCACATAGGATCAACGGTCAATGGGCCTTGATCCATCGTCCCGTTTCTACAACAAGGGCACATATTTGGATATCGTACTCATCAGACTTAACGAATTGGGGTAACCACAAAAAGATACTGGAGGCGCGCTTTGGCGGCTGGTGGGATGCCAATAAGATAGGTCTTTCGCCGCCTCTGATCGAAACACCTGAAGGTTGGTTGATGATCTACCATGGTGTAAAACAAAATGGGGCGGGTGTAATTTACCGATTAGGGCTCGCATTATTCGATTTGAATGAACCGGAGCGTTGCTTGAAACGTGGTGATGAGTGGGTGTTTAGTCCTGAGGAAAAATACGAATTACATGGGGATGTCGACAAAGTAGTCTTTCCCTGTGGTTATACCCTTGCGCCCGATGGCGATACCCTCCGCATCTACTATGGTGCGGCCGATACAAGTATTGCATTGGCAACAGGAAGTGTAAGATCAATGCTTGACTGGCTGGGAAAGCACGGTCAGTCATAA
- the kdpF gene encoding K(+)-transporting ATPase subunit F — MNIFYVVTGIITLTLFVYLVLALLKPEWFG; from the coding sequence GTGAATATCTTTTATGTAGTCACGGGAATCATCACCCTGACCTTATTCGTTTATCTTGTATTAGCTTTATTGAAACCGGAGTGGTTCGGATGA